The DNA region TTGTTTTAGAAGTTATTAAAACGATGAAAATGGCATTTTGGTATATACTGTAATACTTTCGaatcaaacacaaaaaaaaaaaatgcatatatatttatatcggCGACTAGGACATCTGTCCAAttattcaaaaacaaatttattaggAACAACTTGTTTTATAGTAATATATTATGATACGTAATCCGATGTCCTCGTTGttttttacatcaaaattaCCAAGGTCaatctgaaaataaatatacatttgtgaATATGTTTACAACACTTTAATGGAAATTAATTATTGACGTTATGACATGACGTCATTGAGCAAACTGAGGTGACGTCAGGGTATCAGGACTTCGGTACAAAATGGCGGCATCTGCTAGATTATTTGTTTTACGTTTCGACGTTGAGTTTCTTCAAAATTAGGTTTGTTGTATGTGTTAAGACATatctttaaattattattaaaataaacaccCTTTTAGGATAAATACATATTCTagttatacacacatatataaatatacaatatatcgtTTCCATTTGtaatattaacatttaacgcAATCCTAAAATGTAAGATAATGGAAAATTCCAAAACAGCGGTGTCGAaccaattaaatatatttgaaaaaagtaGCTATATGCAACCGCAGGAATCAGAAATCCAAAAATAGATTTTCTTGAAATTCCCTTGTGGGCAAAAATAGTGacgaggtgaatgtttcggaacCTGCTGTTGGGTATTAATGGCcgcatcagtttcaaaatattttatgtgtGGACTAGGGCAATATACGTAGATGTTAAATACTAAAGAAAAGTTTTGGAATTATTTTTAAGTCTGATTCTGACATGAGGAGATATTCTGGTCAAATTTTAGTGCGGATTTCAACAGAAAGATGGACCCCCCTACACAtgaaaagtttagcaagatctTTACACAATTCTTTTACAATTGTTGTGTGAAATGACCTCATCAAAAAGAGCTATGAATGACCGGACTTGAAAACTTGCAAACGTAAACATTGTTCGTCCATTGAAAATCACTTGGTTCTGCAGTCTGACTTATACGACCTGCTTTGGTATTACGGGTTTTATTAGATTTTAGTCTAGGTTGCTATACCACGTTACCGGTTTGGTAACACCTGGTTGACGTACCTTGTCAATTTGTGTGTCAGGTTCCAATGCCAAATTGAATTGCCTTTCTACCGCTgcaatgactatgtcatatgaCGCCCAGCTTCCCTCAACAAAACATTCTTTAAATCGCTGCGGAGGTACACAGGCTGCCAGCGTTGCTGGCAAAAGCGTATCCAACTCGAAGAAGACTGAGTAATTTTTCCAGAACGGAAAAGTTcttgaaagaaatattttatttacttataaGAAAAATACACAAGTCATCATTTTTGAATTGACGAGAACATATTATAGTAAATCCCGATGATTGACTCGCGTCGAATTACTGTCCTGACTGCTGGATATCGTTTCCATCATCGATACCCCAGTGGTTACCACATGTATCACTGTCGTACATTTTGTGTCTTACACGATACATTAAAATCcgtaaataaaatgtttaattattccACTTTTTTTCTTTCGATTTTTGTGGCTGTacttaaattaaatattttaatcacaTGCCCTTAATGATTAATAGAGCACCTTGGTATATACACGGGAATCTCTGCCTATCGGTGGGGTTTCCAATATCTCTTATATACCATATATTCTGTCTGATATCCACACGTGTAATATTTATGCACATGGCTCTAGTTTAATATATCATGGAAAAAAATTCATGTGATGGGCAGGAAAAAAGTTATTCTGACGTCATGATAGATGCAATAAGGTGGACGTCAGAAAAAGCGCGTGACGTAAGGATTTTGAGAATAAAAAGAGTATCTTCAATATATTTTCGGCGTTGACATTCTTTAACATGAAATTTGGAATGGTTATGTGATATCTTAAATATGAGTTACATTCATGCGAGATGCTATGTAAACTTGTCGCGACATTTTCTGTTAGACAGGACTCGCAAGCATGAATTGAAATTTCATATAAGATGAAAATTCATTTAGGATTCTAAGTATATCTTTCAATAACCTGAACTCTAAATTGTATGTCTAAAGCTGCCATTACCTTACACCTGTAAGTTTTAGTTTCGTCTTCTCGATGATGTCCTCTATTCCATGATCTCCCCAATTCGGCCTCTCACTATTGATGAATATCACTTGTAAAGGCCTCAGATCGGAAAGTAAATGTATCATTGGTAAACAATACAGCCAGTAAGCTTCATAAGCAGGTAGCACATCCATCGCCGCTTTGCAAAATCCAATCACGTTTTCCCTAAAACACTCTCTGAAATATTTGAAGGATATTGTGTCTCAAAACCCAACTGACATCAACTTACAACTTAACGTGTTAATGTAGATACTTTCGGTAACAGAATAGTCTTAATGTCAAATTTGATAATTCATCTTCTTTTCTTAACAGAGACTATTTCTAGCATGGTACTTTGTTTTTGTATAACTgtcataaataataaaaatcatatgaTTGATAAGAGTATCGTATCTGTCGTTATAATATTGTCTTCTTCATTTACTGTCTTTAGAGTTGtatttaaacattgatgtcactattggtttttttttttaatttcatcggtgtatatatattgtgacgCCACAATATCGTCAGGATATCGCGCCATTCTCGGGTACTTTCTGCAAAGagttatgaagaaaaaaatgggCCAATCAgattaaaatgttaataaaaagaaattcgatattttgtttttgatatacaaatgtatacaatcAAGTACCTAATAATATTTCACCACATTACACGTGCTACCACGatataatagatatattttGATCTCTTTACGCtattaaacatgtaaatatcTAGTAAGTGCTATGATTTCATTTTAATGCGGTACATGTAGATAGTATGTTAAATGCAGATGTCCTGTAACAGTTTGCGggttatattgtttatacaaAACAGACTGTCTTTGCGCGATACCTGTGATCTGGTCTTAGATATTTGATCTGGCGAGAGAAGGTGTCTTGTTCCTCCTGATCGGTAGGTGGGGTTATGACGATAGTTATCGCCTTGTACTGCTCTATCGTTAAATATTTGGGGTTCTCCTGGAGATATGCAGCGAGGATTTTCATCATTGTCGCCACTTTACTCAAAAAGTCAGGACGTCCTTTCATTCCATTTTCCAAGTCGGATATCAGAACCTTGACATACCCAGCAACGATTTCTTCTTCCTGTAATTCAAAAACGAATCCATGGTCATCtacattattttcttttgtttttatttgttatacatattctaCAGGCATTGGCGGTTAGGGTAATTGcttcttttaattttatttggaATGATCAGGGTAAGtgtgtataaaatattgatcaatAGAGTTCTACTCAGACTTAAATCAAAATCGtattttgtctgtttttttCAGTCTCATTTAGGTTGACCCTTGGTATAACAGAAGAGTATGTGTAGTGACAAAGTTTATTCATGCTGCATTTGTCTTACGTATGACGTTTATGGCAGTTAGTGATACGGATTTCAATTCCCACTGATATTCTGTAAGCCTAcctatatttgtgtgtgatacGATTTCGCATATTTCCTGATTAGAAAATTATACAATCATCACGAGATAGTGTACACTACAAGTACAAtatagtaatatataatgtaagtgtAAACCGCGGTACTTTATCGACGAGTGTACAGAAGTTGCAAAACGTGAAAATCAGTCGCCTCGAAAATTGGTAGtttttcttcatatttctaacgaaaaaataagaaaagaaaaagaaaactgtAAACACAGTGCTATATAGcaacatatcaaaataaaaaaaacacaaaataatactCACACTGATGTTTCGCGGGTCAAAGTACCTATTGTAAAGCATGTTCTGTATCCATCTGTAACGTTTAAGGAATCCTGTCATGGTGAATTCTTCGTCTTCCTGAAAACTTGGATAGTACTCTGTACATATAGGCTCGACAGTGTCAAGTATAACACTCCTGTCTATTCCAGAAGAAAATAGCTTAACAGCAAGGTTCCTGGAATCGATCAGAGCGACTCCATCATACACCCTTACTTTTGATCTGTCATTCGGGTCAGCTTCAATAGCATGAATTTCTGAAATACGATATGATAGAACTATAATTATAAGCTGTTATCCTTCATTTGGACAGTGGCGAATAACGACCACGTGACATACCTTTATTTGTCATTCATCCAAACCAAATAGCATGCTCACCATTGCTccaaaaacaaattgaaatttgtATTCATCATGTCTTTGTAATTGGTAACCACGCaaccaaatgatatttgatGTTGTGAAAACTATAACCATTGTGTTTGCAATATgtattttggtattttgaaaattaaaaccaCTTTATTTGTCATCCTTCAAATCCACTAAATAACAAtgtccatatacaatgtatatcgtacaataactttataATGACCAATCTGAATTCACagttttgtttctttgttaatGGTTTTTGATATATGGGTTtagtaaaatatctatatattatatattgacaaGATTTGAACAAAGTTGTTCCAAAGACAAAGAgttatttacaatttcacaaaacatttttatagtgACATGATTACCATGgcaacaaacattttttcaaaGTCAATGTTTACTGCAATAAGatttttgataacaattttgatatttaaattgaACAACTGTAGTACGAGAAGACGTCTATACACCTGTAGCTGGGTGCAggatttttgatatatttattcactgtctctgccagggatcgaactcgggacctcttagtaactagtctgacgctcaaatgatcgagctaaagagaagttctctctagccgagcgatatatttcGGCTAGTATGGACCACGGTTACAGACCTATATTAAATTTATCTCTGATACTCGAAAGTAAGATTTGTTCCCGGTAAGTAATTACCTTCTTCTGTAAAGCTTAGTAATCGGTGACGAAGATCAGTACACGTATCATGCCAATATTCAGGTTCCCACGATATGCCGTCTGGACTGAATTCATATATGTACTGAAATTTCTGTTGGTTCGCCAGCCATTCTTTCGGGATCTCTGCCTTTCCAATACATTTTCGATATCCTTCACATCTTGGATCATTCCTAAAAAAGAAGGATGATCTGAGATCCAAACTGCATTTGGTTATGCAGAGCAGAGATAATCGCCAGATCAACGATAATTGTTTTTTGGCTTTTTTTTCTGCTCTCCTGAAAGTCACCCATTGCCATTGATGTAGACTCAACATTTCTAGCCATTCTCAAATGTTAACTTGCATAATAATGGATCACGACAACATTAGAAATTACGATAGACCCTTTTATTACTTGTGTTTTTGGAGGTTTTTTTCATAGCTAATCGTAACAAGGAATTCGAAGAAAAAACCCAGGTAATTTGAAAAACCCcactatatacattttaaagcTGTCGGCTATAACATGATAAACATGGTGATTTTATGAGAGGTCATAGCAAAACAGATGCattttttaacttaaataaGAAATCCAAGCAGGAAATTGACGCCCATCTTTGATATTCTATTCTGTATTCTTACTCTTCACTCAAGGGGTAGGTGCTGGTCGTTACATCATGTCTTTAGGGAATAACGAA from Argopecten irradians isolate NY unplaced genomic scaffold, Ai_NY scaffold_0389, whole genome shotgun sequence includes:
- the LOC138312611 gene encoding uncharacterized protein; translated protein: MKKNYQFSRRLIFTFCNFCTLVDKEEEIVAGYVKVLISDLENGMKGRPDFLSKVATMMKILAAYLQENPKYLTIEQYKAITIVITPPTDQEEQDTFSRQIKYLRPDHRECFRENVIGFCKAAMDVLPAYEAYWLYCLPMIHLLSDLRPLQVIFINSERPNWGDHGIEDIIEKTKLKLTGVRTFPFWKNYSVFFELDTLLPATLAACVPPQRFKECFVEGSWASYDIVIAAVERQFNLALEPDTQIDKKDEIIALCVEALLFHLAKYEENHGERFSKMSKIITIISPALETNPKYLKMEQYKAYYQSSVTPPSEPERTRSSLPLSLHILLKSHQALT